TGCGGCCGCTGCAGGACATCCCTCGCTCTCGAAAGGTCTCGAGAGGATCAACGGGAAGCGACCGAGGATCCATCTCCTCGATATCGTCGGTGACAGCGGTGCTGCGAGCGCGACTCTCCAGGTCTTCCTCCCTCAAGGTCGAGCGGAACTGCGACGACGGCGGCGGGACGCCCACCCTGGGCTCGCCTCCCCTGACCTCGGGGCAACAGCCGAGGCGGGCCGTGTCCCTCCGCCTGCCCCGCAGCCACCGGCGGGGCCACGATTCCGACACGAACCTGCCCACCATCTACGTGGAGGACTCGCCGCAGTCGAAGCACCCCCAGGCGCCGGGGAGGGGCCGCAAGTCCTCCCTGCGCCGTGCCTTGTCCCTGCTCAGCGTCAACTCGCTGGCCAGACACTACCCGCCGCAGCCCAAGACGCAGAAGCCAGTGCAGAAGATCCTGCGGCAGCCGCGGCGCCGCCACAACACCGTCAGGGGCATGAGCGGGATGGCCATCGACAGGGCCAACCAGGCGGGGCTCCAGCGGGCCAACACCCTCTACTACCCGACGGCCGCCACCCTCAGGCACTCGTACGCCGTCCGCCGCACGTACAGCGACAACCACAGCTAGCAGAGGGGGATCCGAGGCTGCCTGTGGGAGACGCGGATCCTGGGCGCCGTGGCCGCGGAACTGTGACCCGAGGGACACGTCCAGCGGCTTTCCTTGTCAATGAATTCTCCAAATTTTGAAGTTCGATGAGTAGTATATTCagtcaatatatttataaatttatatatgtatagttatatacttttgtattcatctatgaatataaagaacacacatttgtgtgtgtatgtatacaggtatatatatatatatatatatatatatatatatatatatatatatatatatatatatatatatatatatgtatgtatatatatatatatatgtatatatatgtatatatgtatatatgtatatatatataaaatatatataatatatatatatatatatgtatatatatatatatatatatatatatatatatatatatatatatatacacacacatatacatatatgtatgtatatatacgtacatatagacatacatatatatcatatacctatatatacataatgcggTATGTGTCTGACCAGGAAGTATTCAATTCTCTAACATTCTGcatgatatgattataattatatacattataagtaATTCCATTGAAgatctttatctatattatctaaaTTTAAGCATTACAGTGTAACTCACAATTCTCATACGCAAGCTGAGTATGCCATAATTGCGCATACAGTATATTCACTGCGGTCTATTGCAGTGTCAAGTAAACACATTAGAGTTTTCAAAAGCAAGAATAGTTATTTTTGCATCTGTGATACTGTCTGTTGTACATtgtttccatttatttttgtatataataaaaaacataataatattgGACTAGGAATTTAGTGTATTGATGATATGACATGCATGAACATCACTATAACCTCATCTTTATATATTGTCTAAAAGTAAtattttttcactatcattaaaCCTATACTTCATCTAAAGTGTGTTTGCATCTCCCTCTTAAATACTCGAAGTTCATTTTCCAAGTATAAGTAATATAAGTAACAGTTCACTTAACAATAAATAATTCAAATCCAAAATGTATAATGAtgactaaaaagaaaaacaatatttatcatcatccttattgacGTAAATGAAAAAGCAAAAATTAATCCCCTAAGCTTTCCATTAATCGGATAAAGTCGAGAAATCTCCATTATGGGCAGCGGTGATGAAATATTTAATAGTGTGTGATTATGTAAATGTGTGGTCATACCTATGTAGGTgcaaagatacaaacagacatatgctcacaataatatatataaacaaacgtctgtgtaataatatctatgtatacaaatatacatatatatatatatatatatatatatatatatatatatatatatatgtatgtatgtatatatatatactacatatatatacatacatatttaaatctatatctatctatctatctatttatatatatatatatatatatatatatatatatatatatatatatgtatatgtatatatatatgtgtatatatatatatgtatatatatatatatatatatatacatacatatatatatatatatatatatatatatatatacatacatatatatatatatatatgtatatatatatatatatatatatatatatatatatatatatatatatatatatatatataaattcatgatacCAATGCCTTTGGAATTATTCCatctatcatacatatatacgtacatacacacaaacacacacacacacacaaacacacacacacacacacacacacaaacacacacacacacacacgcacacgcacacgaacatacatacacacacacacacacacacaca
The sequence above is a segment of the Penaeus vannamei isolate JL-2024 chromosome 31, ASM4276789v1, whole genome shotgun sequence genome. Coding sequences within it:
- the LOC138867702 gene encoding uncharacterized protein; protein product: MGQCQYCRRNPSSSSADAPGQEPSYTMNHQTREALAGRHSGSDSAVDSGHSCCDEASCGGEQGRSSHSSESSGKYSLRESVGSVAECEKASLSHGQARALSGEMQELSIFSENESSSEKGGSEAGGGDEDALRPLQDIPRSRKVSRGSTGSDRGSISSISSVTAVLRARLSRSSSLKVERNCDDGGGTPTLGSPPLTSGQQPRRAVSLRLPRSHRRGHDSDTNLPTIYVEDSPQSKHPQAPGRGRKSSLRRALSLLSVNSLARHYPPQPKTQKPVQKILRQPRRRHNTVRGMSGMAIDRANQAGLQRANTLYYPTAATLRHSYAVRRTYSDNHS